One genomic region from Cygnus olor isolate bCygOlo1 chromosome 29, bCygOlo1.pri.v2, whole genome shotgun sequence encodes:
- the LOC121061185 gene encoding uncharacterized protein LOC121061185 isoform X21 produces the protein MVDRAMAVEGPSVEEEEAALALEAAVAGEGPCRAKVEAQVMVDRAMAVEGPSVEEEEEALALEAAVAGEVRFLEVLEAQVMVDQAMAVEGPSVEEEEEALALEAAVAGEAPFLEALEAQVMVDRAMAVEGPSVEEEEAALALEAAVAGEGPCRAKVEAQVMVDRAMAVEGPSVEEEEEEALALEAAVAGEVRFLEVLEAQVMVDRAMAVEGPSVEEEEEEALALEAAVAGEVPFLEALEAQVMVDRAMAVEGPSVEEEEALALEGAVAGEVPFLEALEAQVMVDRAMAVEGPSVEKEEALALEAAVAGEAPFLEALEAQGMVDRAMAVEGPSVEEEEEALALEAAVAGEVRFLEVLEAQVMVDQAMAVEGPSVEEEEEALALEAAVAGEVRFLEVLEAQVMVDQAMAVEGPSVEEEEEEALALEAAVAGEAPFLEALEAQGMVDRAVAVEGPSVEEEALALEAAVAGEGPFLEALEAQVMVDQAMAVEGPSVEEEEAALALEAAVAGEVPFLEALEAQVMVDRAMAVEGPSVEEEEEALALEAAVAGEGPCRAKVEAQVMVDRAMAVEGPSVEEEEEALALEGAVAGGGPFLQALEAQVMVDRAMAVEGPSVEEEEEALALEAALSGEAPFLEALEAQVMVDRAMAVEGPSVEEEEALALEAAVAGEVPFLEALEAQGMVDRAMAVEGPSVGEEALALEAAVAGEGLCLEALEAQVMVDRAMAVEGPSVEEEEEALEGAVAGEVPFLEALEAHVMVDQAMAVEGPSVEEAALALETAVAGGGPLLEALEAQVMVDQAMAVEGPSVEEEEEEEALEAAVAGEGPCRAKVEAQVMVDRAMAVEGPSVEEEEAAALALEAAVAGEGLCLEALVAQVMVDQAMAVEGPSVEEEEALALEGAVAGEAPFLEALEAQVMVDRAMAVEGPSVEEEEEALALEAAVAGEAPFLEALEAQVMVDRAMAVEGPSVEEEEEALALEAAVAGEAPFLEALEAQVMVDRAMAVEGPSAEEEEAALEAAVAGEGPCWAKVEAQVMVDRAMAVEGPSVDEEKSLAVVLEEVLVGEVPCLKVVEAQPLVPVRLMLGKGLLVRDPALGVPSVLSLKGTALLLWGQGPRASLILAELGMALDVGAALGRRNTSEAFWVVADLNRLVLRMGLGMGLMEGVLAGGNACLPGDVVRDPPFFQRSLPQ, from the exons ATGGTGGATCGAGCTATGGCAGTGGAGGGTCcatctgtggaggaggaggaggcagctctggctctggaggcagcagtggcaggagaggGTCCATGTCGGGCGAAGGTGGAAGCTCAGGTCATGGTGGATCGAGCTATGGCAGTGGAGGGTCcatctgtggaggaggaggaggaggctctggctctggaggcagcagtggcaggagaggTTCGATTTCTGGAGGTTCTGGAAGCTCAGGTCATGGTGGATCAAGCTATGGCAGTGGAGGGTCcatctgtggaggaggaggaggaggctctggctctggaggcagcagtggcaggagaggCTCCATTTCTGGAG GCTCTGGAAGCTCAGGTCATGGTGGATCGAGCTATGGCAGTGGAGGGTCcatctgtggaggaggaggaggcagctctggctctggaggcagcagtggcaggagaggGTCCATGTCGGGCGAAGGTGGAAGCTCAGGTCATGGTGGATCGAGCTATGGCAGTGGAGGGTCcatctgtggaggaggaggaggaggaggctctggctctggaggcagcagtggcaggagaggTTCGATTTCTGGAGGTTCTGGAAGCTCAGGTCATGGTGGATCGAGCTATGGCAGTGGAGGGTCcatctgtggaggaggaggaggaggaggctctggctctggaggcagcagtggcaggagaggTTCCATTTCTGGAGGCTCTGGAAGCTCAGGTCATGGTGGATCGAGCTATGGCAGTGGAGGGTCcatctgtggaggaggaggaggctctggctcTGGAGGGAGCAGTGGCAGGAGAGGTTCCATTTCTGGAGGCTCTGGAAGCTCAGGTCATGGTGGATCGAGCTATGGCAGTGGAGGGTCCATCtgtggagaaggaggaggctctggctctggaggcagcagtggcaggagaggCTCCATTTCTGGAGGCTCTGGAAGCTCAGGGCATGGTGGATCGAGCTATGGCAGTGGAGGGTCcatctgtggaggaggaggaggaggctctggctctggaggcagcagtggcaggagaggTTCGATTTCTGGAGGTTCTGGAAGCTCAGGTCATGGTGGATCAAGCTATGGCAGTGGAGGGTCcatctgtggaggaggaggaggag gctctggctctggaggcagcagtggcaggagaggTTCGATTTCTGGAGGTTCTGGAAGCTCAGGTCATGGTGGATCAAGCTATGGCAGTGGAGGGTCcatctgtggaggaggaggaggaggaggctctggctctggaggcagcagtggcaggagaggCTCCATTTCTGGAGGCTCTGGAAGCTCAGGGCATGGTGGATCGAGCTGTGGCAGTGGAGGGTCcatctgtg gaggaggaggctctggctctggaggcagcagtggcaggagaggGTCCATTTCTGGAGGCTCTGGAAGCACAGGTCATGGTGGATCAAGCTATGGCAGTGGAGGGTCcatctgtggaggaggaggaggcggctctggctctggaggcagcagtggcaggagaggTTCCATTTCTGGAGGCTCTGGAAGCTCAGGTCATGGTGGATCGAGCTATGGCAGTGGAGGGTCcatctgtggaggaggaggag gaggctctggctctggaggcagcagtggcaggagaggGTCCATGTCGGGCGAAGGTGGAAGCTCAG GTCATGGTGGATCGAGCTATGGCAGTGGAGGGTCcatctgtggaggaggaggaggaggctctggctcTGGAGGGAGCAGTGGCAGGAGGGGGTCCATTTCTGCAGGCTCTGGAAGCTCAGGTCATGGTGGATCGAGCTATGGCAGTGGAGGGTCcatctgtggaggaggagg aggaggctctggctCTGGAGGCAGCACTGTCAGGAGAGGCTCCATTTCTGGAGGCTCTGGAAGCACAGGTCATGGTGGATCGAGCTATGGCAGTGGAGGGTCcatctgtggaggaggaggaggctctggctctggaggcagcagtggcaggagaggTTCCATTTCTGGAGGCTCTGGAAGCTCAGGGCATGGTGGATCGAGCTATGGCAGTGGAGGGTCCATCTGTGGGGGAGGAGGCTCTggctctggaggcagcagtggcaggagaggGTCTATGTCTGGAGGCTCTGGAAGCTCAG GTCATGGTGGATCGAGCTATGGCAGTGGAGGGTCcatctgtggaggaggaggaggaggctctggaGGGAGCAGTGGCAGGAGAGGTTCCATTTCTGGAGGCTCTGGAAGCTCAT GTCATGGTGGATCAAGCTATGGCAGTGGAGGGTCCATCTGTGGAGGAGGCGGCTCTGGCTCTGGAGACAGCTGTGGCAGGAGGGGGTCCACTTCTGGAGGCTCTGGAAGCACAGGTCATGGTGGATCAAGCTATGGCAGTGGAGGGTCcatctgtggaggaggaggaggag gaggaggctctggaggcagcagtggcaggagaggGTCCATGTCGGGCGAAGGTGGAAGCTCAGGTCATGGTGGATCGAGCTATGGCAGTGGAGGGTCcatctgtggaggaggaggaggcggcggctctggctctggaggcagcagtggcaggagaggGTCTATGTCTGGAG GCTCTGGTAGCTCAGGTCATGGTGGATCAAGCTATGGCAGTGGAGGGTCcatctgtggaggaggaggaggctctggctcTGGAGGGAGCAGTGGCAGGAGAGGCTCCATTTCTGGAGGCTCTGGAAGCTCAGGTCATGGTGGATCGAGCTATGGCAGTGGAGGGTCcatctgtggaggaggag gaggaggctctggctctggaggcagcagtggcaggagag GCTCCATTTCTGGAGGCTCTGGAAGCTCAGGTCATGGTGGATCGAGCTATGGCAGTGGAGGGTCcatctgtggaggaggaggaggag gctctggctctggaggcagcagtggcaggagaggCTCCATTTCTGGAGGCTCTGGAAGCTCAGGTCATGGTGGATCGAGCTATGGCAGTGGAGGGTCCATctgcggaggaggaggaggcagctctggaggcagcagtggcaggagaggGTCCATGTTGGGCGAAGGTGGAAGCTCAGGTCATGGTGGATCGAGCTATGGCAGTGGAGGGTCCATCTGTGGACGAGGAGAAGTCTCTGGCTGTGGTTCTGGAGGAAGTATTGGTAGGAGAGGTTCCATGTCTGAAGGTTGTGGAAGCTCAGCCCCTGGTTCCTGTACGTTTGATGTTGGGGAAGGGTCTCCTTGTGAGGGATCCGGCTCTGGGGGTTCCTTCAGTTCTGTCTTTGAAGGGCACAGCTCTGTTGCTTTGGGGTCAAGGTCCGCGGGCATCTCTGATTCTGGCCGAGTTGGGGATGGCTTTGGATgtgggagcagctctggggaggaGGAATACCAGTGAGGCATTTTGGGTTGTGGCGGACTTGAACCGTTTGGTCTTGAGGATGGGGCTGGGAATGGGACTGATGGAGGGTGTGCTCGCAGGGGGGAATGCTTGTCTGCCTGGGGATGTGGTCAGGGACCCACCCTTCTTCCAGAGATCCCTACCACAATAA
- the LOC121061185 gene encoding uncharacterized protein LOC121061185 isoform X8 produces MVDRAMAVEGPSVEEEEAALALEAAVAGEGPCRAKVEAQVMVDRAMAVEGPSVEEEEEALALEAAVAGEVRFLEVLEAQVMVDQAMAVEGPSVEEEEEALALEAAVAGEAPFLEALEAQVMVDRAMAVEGPSVEEEEAALALEAAVAGEGPCRAKVEAQVMVDRAMAVEGPSVEEEEEEALALEAAVAGEVRFLEVLEAQVMVDRAMAVEGPSVEEEEEEALALEAAVAGEVPFLEALEAQVMVDRAMAVEGPSVEEEEALALEGAVAGEVPFLEALEAQVMVDRAMAVEGPSVEKEEALALEAAVAGEAPFLEALEAQGMVDRAMAVEGPSVEEEEEALALEAAVAGEVRFLEVLEAQVMVDQAMAVEGPSVEEEEEALALEAAVAGEVRFLEVLEAQVMVDQAMAVEGPSVEEEEEEALALEAAVAGEAPFLEALEAQGMVDRAVAVEGPSVEEEALALEAAVAGEGPFLEALEAQVMVDQAMAVEGPSVEEEEAALALEAAVAGEVPFLEALEAQVMVDRAMAVEGPSVEEEEEALALEAAVAGEGPCRAKVEAQVMVDRAMAVEGPSVEEEEEALALEGAVAGGGPFLQALEAQVMVDRAMAVEGPSVEEEEEALALEAALSGEAPFLEALEAQVMVDRAMAVEGPSVEEEEALALEAAVAGEVPFLEALEAQGMVDRAMAVEGPSVGEEALALEAAVAGEGLCLEALEAQVMMDRAMAVEGPSVEEEALGLAQEEVMEVVGLCLEALEAQVMVDRAMAVEGPSAEEEEALALEAAVAGEGPCRAKVEAQVMVDRAMAVEGPSVEEEEEALEGAVAGEVPFLEALEAHVMVDQAMAVEGPSVEEEALGLEGAVAGEAPFLEALEAQVMVDRAMAVEGPSVEEEEAAALALEAAVAGEGLCLEALVAQVMVDQAMAVEGPSVEEEEALALEGAVAGEAPFLEALEAQVMVDRAMAVEGPSVEEEEEALALEAAVAGEAPFLEALEAQVMVDRAMAVEGPSVEEEEEALALEAAVAGEAPFLEALEAQVMVDRAMAVEGPSAEEEEAALEAAVAGEGPCWAKVEAQVMVDRAMAVEGPSVDEEKSLAVVLEEVLVGEVPCLKVVEAQPLVPVRLMLGKGLLVRDPALGVPSVLSLKGTALLLWGQGPRASLILAELGMALDVGAALGRRNTSEAFWVVADLNRLVLRMGLGMGLMEGVLAGGNACLPGDVVRDPPFFQRSLPQ; encoded by the exons ATGGTGGATCGAGCTATGGCAGTGGAGGGTCcatctgtggaggaggaggaggcagctctggctctggaggcagcagtggcaggagaggGTCCATGTCGGGCGAAGGTGGAAGCTCAGGTCATGGTGGATCGAGCTATGGCAGTGGAGGGTCcatctgtggaggaggaggaggaggctctggctctggaggcagcagtggcaggagaggTTCGATTTCTGGAGGTTCTGGAAGCTCAGGTCATGGTGGATCAAGCTATGGCAGTGGAGGGTCcatctgtggaggaggaggaggaggctctggctctggaggcagcagtggcaggagaggCTCCATTTCTGGAG GCTCTGGAAGCTCAGGTCATGGTGGATCGAGCTATGGCAGTGGAGGGTCcatctgtggaggaggaggaggcagctctggctctggaggcagcagtggcaggagaggGTCCATGTCGGGCGAAGGTGGAAGCTCAGGTCATGGTGGATCGAGCTATGGCAGTGGAGGGTCcatctgtggaggaggaggaggaggaggctctggctctggaggcagcagtggcaggagaggTTCGATTTCTGGAGGTTCTGGAAGCTCAGGTCATGGTGGATCGAGCTATGGCAGTGGAGGGTCcatctgtggaggaggaggaggaggaggctctggctctggaggcagcagtggcaggagaggTTCCATTTCTGGAGGCTCTGGAAGCTCAGGTCATGGTGGATCGAGCTATGGCAGTGGAGGGTCcatctgtggaggaggaggaggctctggctcTGGAGGGAGCAGTGGCAGGAGAGGTTCCATTTCTGGAGGCTCTGGAAGCTCAGGTCATGGTGGATCGAGCTATGGCAGTGGAGGGTCCATCtgtggagaaggaggaggctctggctctggaggcagcagtggcaggagaggCTCCATTTCTGGAGGCTCTGGAAGCTCAGGGCATGGTGGATCGAGCTATGGCAGTGGAGGGTCcatctgtggaggaggaggaggaggctctggctctggaggcagcagtggcaggagaggTTCGATTTCTGGAGGTTCTGGAAGCTCAGGTCATGGTGGATCAAGCTATGGCAGTGGAGGGTCcatctgtggaggaggaggaggag gctctggctctggaggcagcagtggcaggagaggTTCGATTTCTGGAGGTTCTGGAAGCTCAGGTCATGGTGGATCAAGCTATGGCAGTGGAGGGTCcatctgtggaggaggaggaggaggaggctctggctctggaggcagcagtggcaggagaggCTCCATTTCTGGAGGCTCTGGAAGCTCAGGGCATGGTGGATCGAGCTGTGGCAGTGGAGGGTCcatctgtg gaggaggaggctctggctctggaggcagcagtggcaggagaggGTCCATTTCTGGAGGCTCTGGAAGCACAGGTCATGGTGGATCAAGCTATGGCAGTGGAGGGTCcatctgtggaggaggaggaggcggctctggctctggaggcagcagtggcaggagaggTTCCATTTCTGGAGGCTCTGGAAGCTCAGGTCATGGTGGATCGAGCTATGGCAGTGGAGGGTCcatctgtggaggaggaggag gaggctctggctctggaggcagcagtggcaggagaggGTCCATGTCGGGCGAAGGTGGAAGCTCAG GTCATGGTGGATCGAGCTATGGCAGTGGAGGGTCcatctgtggaggaggaggaggaggctctggctcTGGAGGGAGCAGTGGCAGGAGGGGGTCCATTTCTGCAGGCTCTGGAAGCTCAGGTCATGGTGGATCGAGCTATGGCAGTGGAGGGTCcatctgtggaggaggagg aggaggctctggctCTGGAGGCAGCACTGTCAGGAGAGGCTCCATTTCTGGAGGCTCTGGAAGCACAGGTCATGGTGGATCGAGCTATGGCAGTGGAGGGTCcatctgtggaggaggaggaggctctggctctggaggcagcagtggcaggagaggTTCCATTTCTGGAGGCTCTGGAAGCTCAGGGCATGGTGGATCGAGCTATGGCAGTGGAGGGTCCATCTGTGGGGGAGGAGGCTCTggctctggaggcagcagtggcaggagaggGTCTATGTCTGGAGGCTCTGGAAGCTCAGGTCATGATGGATCGAGCTATGGCAGTGGAGGGTCcatctgtggaggaggaggctctgggtcTGGCACAGGAGGAAGTTATGGAGGTGGTGGGTCTATGTCTGGAGGCTCTGGAAGCACAGGTCATGGTGGATCGAGCTATGGCAGTGGAGGGTCCATctgcggaggaggaggaggctctggctctggaggcagcagtggcaggagaggGTCCATGTCGGGCGAAGGTGGAAGCTCAGGTCATGGTGGATCGAGCTATGGCAGTGGAGGGTCcatctgtggaggaggaggaggaggctctggaGGGAGCAGTGGCAGGAGAGGTTCCATTTCTGGAGGCTCTGGAAGCTCAT GTCATGGTGGATCAAGCTATGGCAGTGGAGGGTCCATCTGTGGAGGAG gaggctctgggtcTGGAGGGAGCAGTGGCAGGAGAGGCTCCATTTCTGGAGGCTCTGGAAGCTCAG GTCATGGTGGATCGAGCTATGGCAGTGGAGGGTCcatctgtggaggaggaggaggcggcggctctggctctggaggcagcagtggcaggagaggGTCTATGTCTGGAG GCTCTGGTAGCTCAGGTCATGGTGGATCAAGCTATGGCAGTGGAGGGTCcatctgtggaggaggaggaggctctggctcTGGAGGGAGCAGTGGCAGGAGAGGCTCCATTTCTGGAGGCTCTGGAAGCTCAGGTCATGGTGGATCGAGCTATGGCAGTGGAGGGTCcatctgtggaggaggag gaggaggctctggctctggaggcagcagtggcaggagag GCTCCATTTCTGGAGGCTCTGGAAGCTCAGGTCATGGTGGATCGAGCTATGGCAGTGGAGGGTCcatctgtggaggaggaggaggag gctctggctctggaggcagcagtggcaggagaggCTCCATTTCTGGAGGCTCTGGAAGCTCAGGTCATGGTGGATCGAGCTATGGCAGTGGAGGGTCCATctgcggaggaggaggaggcagctctggaggcagcagtggcaggagaggGTCCATGTTGGGCGAAGGTGGAAGCTCAGGTCATGGTGGATCGAGCTATGGCAGTGGAGGGTCCATCTGTGGACGAGGAGAAGTCTCTGGCTGTGGTTCTGGAGGAAGTATTGGTAGGAGAGGTTCCATGTCTGAAGGTTGTGGAAGCTCAGCCCCTGGTTCCTGTACGTTTGATGTTGGGGAAGGGTCTCCTTGTGAGGGATCCGGCTCTGGGGGTTCCTTCAGTTCTGTCTTTGAAGGGCACAGCTCTGTTGCTTTGGGGTCAAGGTCCGCGGGCATCTCTGATTCTGGCCGAGTTGGGGATGGCTTTGGATgtgggagcagctctggggaggaGGAATACCAGTGAGGCATTTTGGGTTGTGGCGGACTTGAACCGTTTGGTCTTGAGGATGGGGCTGGGAATGGGACTGATGGAGGGTGTGCTCGCAGGGGGGAATGCTTGTCTGCCTGGGGATGTGGTCAGGGACCCACCCTTCTTCCAGAGATCCCTACCACAATAA
- the LOC121061185 gene encoding uncharacterized protein LOC121061185 isoform X27, with the protein MVDRAMAVEGPSVEEEEAALALEAAVAGEGPCRAKVEAQVMVDRAMAVEGPSVEEEEEALALEAAVAGEVRFLEVLEAQVMVDQAMAVEGPSVEEEEEALALEAAVAGEAPFLEALEAQVMVDRAMAVEGPSVEEEEAALALEAAVAGEGPCRAKVEAQVMVDRAMAVEGPSVEEEEALALEGAVAGEVPFLEALEAQVMVDRAMAVEGPSVEKEEALALEAAVAGEAPFLEALEAQGMVDRAMAVEGPSVEEEEEALALEAAVAGEVRFLEVLEAQVMVDQAMAVEGPSVEEEEEALALEAAVAGEVRFLEVLEAQVMVDQAMAVEGPSVEEEEEEALALEAAVAGEAPFLEALEAQGMVDRAVAVEGPSVEEEALALEAAVAGEGPFLEALEAQVMVDQAMAVEGPSVEEEEAALALEAAVAGEVPFLEALEAQVMVDRAMAVEGPSVEEEEEALALEAAVAGEGPCRAKVEAQVMVDRAMAVEGPSVEEEEEALALEGAVAGGGPFLQALEAQVMVDRAMAVEGPSVEEEEEALALEAALSGEAPFLEALEAQVMVDRAMAVEGPSVEEEEALALEAAVAGEVPFLEALEAQGMVDRAMAVEGPSVGEEALALEAAVAGEGLCLEALEAQVMMDRAMAVEGPSVEEEALGLAQEEVMEVVGLCLEALEAQVMVDRAMAVEGPSAEEEEALALEAAVAGEGPCRAKVEAQVMVDRAMAVEGPSVEEEEEALEGAVAGEVPFLEALEAHVMVDQAMAVEGPSVEEAALALETAVAGGGPLLEALEAQVMVDQAMAVEGPSVEEEEEEEALEAAVAGEGPCRAKVEAQVMVDRAMAVEGPSVEEEEAAALALEAAVAGEGLCLEALVAQVMVDQAMAVEGPSVEEEEALALEGAVAGEAPFLEALEAQVMVDRAMAVEGPSVEEEEEALALEAAVAGEAPFLEALEAQVMVDRAMAVEGPSVEEEEEALALEAAVAGEAPFLEALEAQVMVDRAMAVEGPSAEEEEAALEAAVAGEGPCWAKVEAQVMVDRAMAVEGPSVDEEKSLAVVLEEVLVGEVPCLKVVEAQPLVPVRLMLGKGLLVRDPALGVPSVLSLKGTALLLWGQGPRASLILAELGMALDVGAALGRRNTSEAFWVVADLNRLVLRMGLGMGLMEGVLAGGNACLPGDVVRDPPFFQRSLPQ; encoded by the exons ATGGTGGATCGAGCTATGGCAGTGGAGGGTCcatctgtggaggaggaggaggcagctctggctctggaggcagcagtggcaggagaggGTCCATGTCGGGCGAAGGTGGAAGCTCAGGTCATGGTGGATCGAGCTATGGCAGTGGAGGGTCcatctgtggaggaggaggaggaggctctggctctggaggcagcagtggcaggagaggTTCGATTTCTGGAGGTTCTGGAAGCTCAGGTCATGGTGGATCAAGCTATGGCAGTGGAGGGTCcatctgtggaggaggaggaggaggctctggctctggaggcagcagtggcaggagaggCTCCATTTCTGGAG GCTCTGGAAGCTCAGGTCATGGTGGATCGAGCTATGGCAGTGGAGGGTCcatctgtggaggaggaggaggcagctctggctctggaggcagcagtggcaggagaggGTCCATGTCGGGCGAAGGTGGAAGCTCAG GTCATGGTGGATCGAGCTATGGCAGTGGAGGGTCcatctgtggaggaggaggaggctctggctcTGGAGGGAGCAGTGGCAGGAGAGGTTCCATTTCTGGAGGCTCTGGAAGCTCAGGTCATGGTGGATCGAGCTATGGCAGTGGAGGGTCCATCtgtggagaaggaggaggctctggctctggaggcagcagtggcaggagaggCTCCATTTCTGGAGGCTCTGGAAGCTCAGGGCATGGTGGATCGAGCTATGGCAGTGGAGGGTCcatctgtggaggaggaggaggaggctctggctctggaggcagcagtggcaggagaggTTCGATTTCTGGAGGTTCTGGAAGCTCAGGTCATGGTGGATCAAGCTATGGCAGTGGAGGGTCcatctgtggaggaggaggaggag gctctggctctggaggcagcagtggcaggagaggTTCGATTTCTGGAGGTTCTGGAAGCTCAGGTCATGGTGGATCAAGCTATGGCAGTGGAGGGTCcatctgtggaggaggaggaggaggaggctctggctctggaggcagcagtggcaggagaggCTCCATTTCTGGAGGCTCTGGAAGCTCAGGGCATGGTGGATCGAGCTGTGGCAGTGGAGGGTCcatctgtg gaggaggaggctctggctctggaggcagcagtggcaggagaggGTCCATTTCTGGAGGCTCTGGAAGCACAGGTCATGGTGGATCAAGCTATGGCAGTGGAGGGTCcatctgtggaggaggaggaggcggctctggctctggaggcagcagtggcaggagaggTTCCATTTCTGGAGGCTCTGGAAGCTCAGGTCATGGTGGATCGAGCTATGGCAGTGGAGGGTCcatctgtggaggaggaggag gaggctctggctctggaggcagcagtggcaggagaggGTCCATGTCGGGCGAAGGTGGAAGCTCAG GTCATGGTGGATCGAGCTATGGCAGTGGAGGGTCcatctgtggaggaggaggaggaggctctggctcTGGAGGGAGCAGTGGCAGGAGGGGGTCCATTTCTGCAGGCTCTGGAAGCTCAGGTCATGGTGGATCGAGCTATGGCAGTGGAGGGTCcatctgtggaggaggagg aggaggctctggctCTGGAGGCAGCACTGTCAGGAGAGGCTCCATTTCTGGAGGCTCTGGAAGCACAGGTCATGGTGGATCGAGCTATGGCAGTGGAGGGTCcatctgtggaggaggaggaggctctggctctggaggcagcagtggcaggagaggTTCCATTTCTGGAGGCTCTGGAAGCTCAGGGCATGGTGGATCGAGCTATGGCAGTGGAGGGTCCATCTGTGGGGGAGGAGGCTCTggctctggaggcagcagtggcaggagaggGTCTATGTCTGGAGGCTCTGGAAGCTCAGGTCATGATGGATCGAGCTATGGCAGTGGAGGGTCcatctgtggaggaggaggctctgggtcTGGCACAGGAGGAAGTTATGGAGGTGGTGGGTCTATGTCTGGAGGCTCTGGAAGCACAGGTCATGGTGGATCGAGCTATGGCAGTGGAGGGTCCATctgcggaggaggaggaggctctggctctggaggcagcagtggcaggagaggGTCCATGTCGGGCGAAGGTGGAAGCTCAGGTCATGGTGGATCGAGCTATGGCAGTGGAGGGTCcatctgtggaggaggaggaggaggctctggaGGGAGCAGTGGCAGGAGAGGTTCCATTTCTGGAGGCTCTGGAAGCTCAT GTCATGGTGGATCAAGCTATGGCAGTGGAGGGTCCATCTGTGGAGGAGGCGGCTCTGGCTCTGGAGACAGCTGTGGCAGGAGGGGGTCCACTTCTGGAGGCTCTGGAAGCACAGGTCATGGTGGATCAAGCTATGGCAGTGGAGGGTCcatctgtggaggaggaggaggag gaggaggctctggaggcagcagtggcaggagaggGTCCATGTCGGGCGAAGGTGGAAGCTCAGGTCATGGTGGATCGAGCTATGGCAGTGGAGGGTCcatctgtggaggaggaggaggcggcggctctggctctggaggcagcagtggcaggagaggGTCTATGTCTGGAG GCTCTGGTAGCTCAGGTCATGGTGGATCAAGCTATGGCAGTGGAGGGTCcatctgtggaggaggaggaggctctggctcTGGAGGGAGCAGTGGCAGGAGAGGCTCCATTTCTGGAGGCTCTGGAAGCTCAGGTCATGGTGGATCGAGCTATGGCAGTGGAGGGTCcatctgtggaggaggag gaggaggctctggctctggaggcagcagtggcaggagag GCTCCATTTCTGGAGGCTCTGGAAGCTCAGGTCATGGTGGATCGAGCTATGGCAGTGGAGGGTCcatctgtggaggaggaggaggag gctctggctctggaggcagcagtggcaggagaggCTCCATTTCTGGAGGCTCTGGAAGCTCAGGTCATGGTGGATCGAGCTATGGCAGTGGAGGGTCCATctgcggaggaggaggaggcagctctggaggcagcagtggcaggagaggGTCCATGTTGGGCGAAGGTGGAAGCTCAGGTCATGGTGGATCGAGCTATGGCAGTGGAGGGTCCATCTGTGGACGAGGAGAAGTCTCTGGCTGTGGTTCTGGAGGAAGTATTGGTAGGAGAGGTTCCATGTCTGAAGGTTGTGGAAGCTCAGCCCCTGGTTCCTGTACGTTTGATGTTGGGGAAGGGTCTCCTTGTGAGGGATCCGGCTCTGGGGGTTCCTTCAGTTCTGTCTTTGAAGGGCACAGCTCTGTTGCTTTGGGGTCAAGGTCCGCGGGCATCTCTGATTCTGGCCGAGTTGGGGATGGCTTTGGATgtgggagcagctctggggaggaGGAATACCAGTGAGGCATTTTGGGTTGTGGCGGACTTGAACCGTTTGGTCTTGAGGATGGGGCTGGGAATGGGACTGATGGAGGGTGTGCTCGCAGGGGGGAATGCTTGTCTGCCTGGGGATGTGGTCAGGGACCCACCCTTCTTCCAGAGATCCCTACCACAATAA